The Bacteroidales bacterium genome window below encodes:
- a CDS encoding ATP-binding protein — AIYADKNMVNTIVRNLISNALKFSYRSGKIRITAFPDHEFVVVSIRDNGMGIPADKIDKLFRIDTKFSMPGTEKEQGTGLGLKLCKEFVEKQGGKIWVQSHEDQGSEFCFTVAKKTNPKDVTSFK; from the coding sequence GCCATTTATGCTGATAAAAATATGGTGAATACCATTGTCCGGAACCTGATCAGCAATGCACTCAAGTTTTCATACCGGTCGGGCAAAATAAGAATAACCGCGTTTCCGGATCATGAATTTGTGGTAGTTTCCATCAGGGACAATGGCATGGGTATTCCCGCCGATAAAATTGATAAATTATTCAGGATTGATACCAAGTTCTCCATGCCTGGAACTGAAAAGGAACAGGGAACCGGACTTGGGCTGAAGCTCTGTAAAGAGTTCGTTGAAAAACAGGGAGGAAAAATATGGGTTCAGAGCCACGAAGATCAGGGTTCTGAGTTTTGTTTTACGGTGGCAAAAAAAACGAATCCCAAAGATGTTACTTCATTCAAGTAA
- a CDS encoding cyanophycinase gives MNIPKGKLIPIGGHEAKSDAPREDQHIDFKNGVLKDIIREIRGNHPSIVVVPIASKSQEEMIRIYRDAFARLDLKIDAIIANTKKDLDDKGSLKKLTESDGIFISGGDQVKLKDMLMNTEFLRILRSRYENENFTIAGTSAGAMILSEHMIYSGASEGSVIKGLIKLNGGFSFIPNTIIDTHFLNRGRFARLIEATIQKPDCVGIGLSEDTALVITKGNEMRAIGSGTVTIFESDRTKNSNYSRIADKEPVFIENIRMHILAEGVAYLIKSRKFRLLE, from the coding sequence ATGAATATACCAAAAGGAAAGTTAATACCTATAGGAGGCCATGAAGCTAAAAGTGATGCACCAAGGGAAGACCAGCATATCGATTTCAAGAACGGCGTTTTGAAAGATATCATCCGTGAAATAAGGGGCAATCATCCCTCCATTGTTGTAGTTCCTATTGCCAGCAAGAGCCAGGAAGAAATGATCAGGATTTACAGGGATGCCTTTGCCCGGCTTGACCTGAAAATTGATGCCATAATTGCCAATACCAAAAAAGACCTGGATGATAAAGGAAGCCTTAAAAAACTGACGGAATCAGATGGGATATTTATTTCAGGAGGTGACCAGGTTAAATTAAAGGATATGCTGATGAACACCGAATTCCTGAGGATCCTCAGGAGCCGTTACGAAAATGAGAATTTCACGATTGCCGGAACCAGCGCCGGGGCCATGATTTTATCCGAACATATGATTTATAGCGGTGCCAGTGAAGGCTCTGTAATAAAGGGATTGATTAAACTAAACGGTGGATTTTCATTTATACCAAACACAATTATAGATACTCATTTTCTGAACCGTGGAAGATTTGCCAGGCTCATTGAAGCCACTATTCAAAAACCGGATTGTGTAGGAATCGGTTTAAGTGAAGACACGGCACTGGTTATCACAAAAGGAAATGAAATGAGGGCCATAGGTTCAGGAACCGTTACAATCTTTGAATCTGACCGGACAAAGAACAGCAATTATTCAAGAATTGCAGATAAGGAACCGGTTTTTATCGAAAACATTCGCATGCACATTCTTGCCGAAGGTGTGGCTTATTTAATAAAGTCGCGTAAATTCAGATTACTTGAATGA